The following proteins come from a genomic window of Diceros bicornis minor isolate mBicDic1 chromosome 4, mDicBic1.mat.cur, whole genome shotgun sequence:
- the LOC131402849 gene encoding small proline-rich protein 2E, whose product MSYQQQQCKQPCQPPPVFPPKCPEPCPPPKCPEPCPPPKCPEPCPPQQCQQKCPPVQPPPPCQQKCPPKSK is encoded by the coding sequence ATGTCTTATCAACAGCAGCAGTGTAAGCAGCCCTGCCAGCCACCTCCTGTGTTTCCACCTAAGTGCCCAGAGCCATGCCCACCGCCAAAGTGCCCCGAGCCGTGCCCACCCCCAAAGTGCCCCGAGCCGTGCCCACCTCAGCAGTGCCAGCAGAAATGCCCTCCTGTGCAACCCCCTCCACCATGCCAGCAGAAGTGCCCACCCAAGAGCAAGTGA